From one Lineus longissimus chromosome 3, tnLinLong1.2, whole genome shotgun sequence genomic stretch:
- the LOC135485340 gene encoding apoptosis-resistant E3 ubiquitin protein ligase 1-like isoform X1: MSSAAKLCLLLFGVIAVVLLCVSNLSLLKDKRLFKEWCEQYDILHLEDVLASFGAGSLVEFPELRLNDNQRFRKLREDEMEQIEEAIDGLKERLIVEEWLTEVELHQFYERSRTHSGVKKLEDFLTMTETELYHVTNSLPSYITLRKAVKALRGEQIDVYKKALWQSKLNRSGKLGVTGTFTILVTVLAIIGSLFLMAMTSAQEAVDDYGARKATLFESFFGKALAPQYCTVQWNWKEPVMVGKTMSFTIKFYTKNGKPYPISDLDQVLVEITLGNLPVAITVKHGSEDPANINISTVTFAVHKSGVYKISVMIGARHIRGSPFEKTFKSGPIDPSKTCFVQHCSMVVCTKDLATSLYIEPRDEYGNLCTYDPSTDKPYQYEVKVVEHKEDGCGSKIACQSPLISFTYEVYNRRFVMDMKLSKEGCFSVTTAINGQRLKNGEFDAIVLSVNDAAVVKKNVSKRSHSLWYESRLLSKDLNGRDGKEGKDKVKKVYCYISPRQLIIKEFYLKIIPKRLFTIRVCPSTKFVFKGHNNLVDLPAFTVDDCCQLPIDLASKDTTLIAATYASFLLKNIGGSETFRDKQDFFYHEVRSLHSKRQHERTTITINRMNLLESSMKATKHFSTSDWCKNFEVTFTGEPGVDWGGLRREWFEIVCTNLFDPMGSGLFRRFVEDNQGLVHPNPHRRPFFKMKYYEFAGRIVGKCLYESALGGGYKQTVKAKFTRSFLAQVIGLRVNYRHFEQDDPDLFTTKIKYVLENDVEDMEMVFAEEQYSEGGQVEEVIDLIPNGSKVAVTNDNKLTYLDALAQYRLANSVKDEMEYFLKGLNDLVPDNLLSIFDENELELLMCGTGTYSIADLRQHHIISGNSQSFRKVVEWFWTVISGFTQEDMARLLQFTTGSSQLPPGGFTELSPKFQIAAAPMFGVLPTAHTCFNQLCLPDYESVQQLHRSLLIAINEGNQGFGLA; encoded by the exons ATGAGTTCGGCGGCTAAACTGTGCCTACTGTTGTTCGGGGTGATTGCTGTGGTTCTGCTTTGTGTATCCAATCTGTCTCTTCTGAAGGATAAAAGGCTTTTCAAGGAGTGGTGTGAGCAGTATGATATTCTTCATCTGGAGGATGTTCTTGCCTCATTTG GTGCAGGTTCCCTTGTGGAATTTCCTGAGCTGCGCCTGAATGACAACCAAAGATTCAGGAAGTTGAGGGAAGATGAAATGGAACAGATTGAAGAGGCCATTGATGGTCTTAAGGAGAGGCTGATTGTAGAAGAATGGCTGACAGAGGTGGAATTACACCAGTTTTATGAAAG ATCCAGGACGCATAGCGGCGTCAAGAAGTTGGAAGACTTCTTAACAATGACCGAGACAGAGCTGTACCATGTGACTAACTCACTACCAAGTTACATTACGCTGCGTAAGGCTGTCAAGGCTCTCCGTGGTGAGCAAATTGATGTCTACAAGAAAGCTCTTTGGCAGTCCAAGTTGAATCGGTCTGGAAAGCTAGGGGTGACTG GTACCTTCACCATACTAGTCACAGTGTTGGCTATCATAGGGTCCTTGTTCCTAATGGCAATGACCTCAGCCCAGGAAGCAGTTGATGACTATGGTGCGCGGAAAGCAACGCTGTTTGAGTCTTTCTTTGGGAAAGCATTGGCTCCACAATACTGTACTGTCCAGTGGAATTGGAAAGAGCCAGTCATGGTTGGCAAGACTATGTCTTTCACCATAAAA ttctATACAAAGAATGGTAAACCATACCCAATATCCGACCTGGACCAAGTCCTGGTTGAGATCACCCTAGGTAACCTCCCTGTCGCCATCACTGTGAAACATGGCAGCGAGGACCCAGCCAACATCAACATATCCACTGTCACATTCGCTGTCCATAAATCAGGAGTTTATAAAATTTCTGTAATGATTGGTGCTAGACATATACGAGGGAGTCCTTTTGAGAAAACTTTCAAGTCAG GTCCGATTGATCCAAGCAAGACATGTTTTGTTCAGCATTGTTCGATGGTTGTTTGTACCAAAGACCTTGCCACATCGTTGTATATAGAACCAAGAGATGAATACGGTAATCTATGCACATATGACCCATCCACGGACAAGCCATACCAGTATGAGGTGAAAGTGGTCGAG CATAAAGAGGACGGT TGTGGTTCAAAGATTGCCTGTCAAAGTCCCCTGATCAGTTTCACCTATGAGGTTTATAACAGAAGGTTTGTGATGGACATGAAGCTAAGCAAGGAGGGGTGCTTCAGTGTCACAACAGCTATTAATGGACAGCGACTTAAAAACGGGGAGTTTGATGCAATTGTGCTCTCTG TCAATGATGCTGCTGTTGTGAAGAAGAATGTGAGTAAGCGAAGTCACAGCTTGTGGTACGAGTCGCGTCTACTCTCCAAAGATCTCAATGGAAGAGATGGGAAAGAAGGCAAGGACAAGGTGAAGAAAGTCTACTGCTACATCTCACCAAGG CAACTAATAATCAAGGAGTTTTATCTGAAGATTATACCGAAACGCTTATTCACAATCCGAGTCTGTCCTTCAACCAAG TTTGTATTTAAAGGCCACAACAACTTAGTTGACCTGCCAGCATTTACTGTGGATGACTGCTGCCAACTGCCAATTGACTTAGCGTCCAAGGACACCACCTTGATCGCTGCCACATATGCCAGCTTCCTGCTTAAGAATATTG GTGGGTCCGAAACCTTCAGGGACAAACAGGACTTTTTCTACCATGAAGTGAGGAGTCTGCACTCGAAGAGACAGCATGAGAGGACTACAATTACCATCAATAGGATGAACTTGCTCGAAAGT TCGATGAAGGCGACGAAGCACTTCTCAACCAGTGACTGGTGTAAGAACTTTGAGGTGACCTTCACTGGAGAACCAGGTGTTGATTGGGGAGGATTACGGCGAGAATGGTTTGAGATCGTCTGCACAAATCTGTTTGATCCAATGGGGTCAGGTCTCTTTAGGCGATTTGTTGAAGACAACCAAGGCCTG GTTCATCCTAACCCGCACCGGAGACCATTTTTCAAGATGAAGTACTATGAATTTGCAGGTAGAATTGTTGGAAAGTGCCTGTATGAGTCGGCGTTAGGGGGTGGCTACAAGCAGACAGTCAAAGCAAAGTTCACACGGTCTTTCCTTGCACAGGTCATAGGACTCAGGGTTAACTATAGA CATTTTGAGCAGGATGACCCTGACCTGTTTACAACCAAAATCAAATATGTCCTAGAGAATGACGTGGAGGACATGGAGATGGTATTCGCAGAGGAGCAGTATTCTGAGGGAGGGCAGGTAGAAGAG GTCATCGACCTCATCCCAAATGGGTCCAAAGTCGCCGTAACCAATGACAACAAGCTGACATATCTGGATGCATTGGCTCAGTATCGACTGGCTAATAGTGTCAAGGATGAGATGGAGTACTTCCTCAAGGGACTGAATGACCTCGTGCCAGATAACCTCCTCAGTATATTCGACGAAAATGAACTCGAG TTGCTGATGTGTGGAACTGGCACCTATAGCATTGCGGACCTTAGGCAGCATCACATAATTTCAGGGAATTCACAGTCATTCAGaaag GTGGTTGAGTGGTTCTGGACGGTCATATCAGGCTTCACCCAGGAGGACATGGCCAGGCTGCTGCAGTTCACCACGGGCAGCTCTCAACTTCCACCAGGGGGGTTCACCGAACTCTCACCCAAATTCCAGATCGCTGCTGCGCCCATGTTTGGAGTACTGCCTACTGCTCATACTTG TTTCAACCAGCTTTGCTTGCCAGATTACGAATCTGTTCAGCAGCTTCACAGGTCACTGCTGATTGCCATCAATGAGGGGAATCAAGGGTTTGGATTGGCATAG
- the LOC135485340 gene encoding apoptosis-resistant E3 ubiquitin protein ligase 1-like isoform X2 gives MSSAAKLCLLLFGVIAVVLLCVSNLSLLKDKRLFKEWCEQYDILHLEDVLASFGAGSLVEFPELRLNDNQRFRKLREDEMEQIEEAIDGLKERLIVEEWLTEVELHQFYERSRTHSGVKKLEDFLTMTETELYHVTNSLPSYITLRKAVKALRGEQIDVYKKALWQSKLNRSGKLGVTGTFTILVTVLAIIGSLFLMAMTSAQEAVDDYGARKATLFESFFGKALAPQYCTVQWNWKEPVMVGKTMSFTIKFYTKNGKPYPISDLDQVLVEITLGNLPVAITVKHGSEDPANINISTVTFAVHKSGVYKISVMIGARHIRGSPFEKTFKSGPIDPSKTCFVQHCSMVVCTKDLATSLYIEPRDEYGNLCTYDPSTDKPYQYEVKVVECGSKIACQSPLISFTYEVYNRRFVMDMKLSKEGCFSVTTAINGQRLKNGEFDAIVLSVNDAAVVKKNVSKRSHSLWYESRLLSKDLNGRDGKEGKDKVKKVYCYISPRQLIIKEFYLKIIPKRLFTIRVCPSTKFVFKGHNNLVDLPAFTVDDCCQLPIDLASKDTTLIAATYASFLLKNIGGSETFRDKQDFFYHEVRSLHSKRQHERTTITINRMNLLESSMKATKHFSTSDWCKNFEVTFTGEPGVDWGGLRREWFEIVCTNLFDPMGSGLFRRFVEDNQGLVHPNPHRRPFFKMKYYEFAGRIVGKCLYESALGGGYKQTVKAKFTRSFLAQVIGLRVNYRHFEQDDPDLFTTKIKYVLENDVEDMEMVFAEEQYSEGGQVEEVIDLIPNGSKVAVTNDNKLTYLDALAQYRLANSVKDEMEYFLKGLNDLVPDNLLSIFDENELELLMCGTGTYSIADLRQHHIISGNSQSFRKVVEWFWTVISGFTQEDMARLLQFTTGSSQLPPGGFTELSPKFQIAAAPMFGVLPTAHTCFNQLCLPDYESVQQLHRSLLIAINEGNQGFGLA, from the exons ATGAGTTCGGCGGCTAAACTGTGCCTACTGTTGTTCGGGGTGATTGCTGTGGTTCTGCTTTGTGTATCCAATCTGTCTCTTCTGAAGGATAAAAGGCTTTTCAAGGAGTGGTGTGAGCAGTATGATATTCTTCATCTGGAGGATGTTCTTGCCTCATTTG GTGCAGGTTCCCTTGTGGAATTTCCTGAGCTGCGCCTGAATGACAACCAAAGATTCAGGAAGTTGAGGGAAGATGAAATGGAACAGATTGAAGAGGCCATTGATGGTCTTAAGGAGAGGCTGATTGTAGAAGAATGGCTGACAGAGGTGGAATTACACCAGTTTTATGAAAG ATCCAGGACGCATAGCGGCGTCAAGAAGTTGGAAGACTTCTTAACAATGACCGAGACAGAGCTGTACCATGTGACTAACTCACTACCAAGTTACATTACGCTGCGTAAGGCTGTCAAGGCTCTCCGTGGTGAGCAAATTGATGTCTACAAGAAAGCTCTTTGGCAGTCCAAGTTGAATCGGTCTGGAAAGCTAGGGGTGACTG GTACCTTCACCATACTAGTCACAGTGTTGGCTATCATAGGGTCCTTGTTCCTAATGGCAATGACCTCAGCCCAGGAAGCAGTTGATGACTATGGTGCGCGGAAAGCAACGCTGTTTGAGTCTTTCTTTGGGAAAGCATTGGCTCCACAATACTGTACTGTCCAGTGGAATTGGAAAGAGCCAGTCATGGTTGGCAAGACTATGTCTTTCACCATAAAA ttctATACAAAGAATGGTAAACCATACCCAATATCCGACCTGGACCAAGTCCTGGTTGAGATCACCCTAGGTAACCTCCCTGTCGCCATCACTGTGAAACATGGCAGCGAGGACCCAGCCAACATCAACATATCCACTGTCACATTCGCTGTCCATAAATCAGGAGTTTATAAAATTTCTGTAATGATTGGTGCTAGACATATACGAGGGAGTCCTTTTGAGAAAACTTTCAAGTCAG GTCCGATTGATCCAAGCAAGACATGTTTTGTTCAGCATTGTTCGATGGTTGTTTGTACCAAAGACCTTGCCACATCGTTGTATATAGAACCAAGAGATGAATACGGTAATCTATGCACATATGACCCATCCACGGACAAGCCATACCAGTATGAGGTGAAAGTGGTCGAG TGTGGTTCAAAGATTGCCTGTCAAAGTCCCCTGATCAGTTTCACCTATGAGGTTTATAACAGAAGGTTTGTGATGGACATGAAGCTAAGCAAGGAGGGGTGCTTCAGTGTCACAACAGCTATTAATGGACAGCGACTTAAAAACGGGGAGTTTGATGCAATTGTGCTCTCTG TCAATGATGCTGCTGTTGTGAAGAAGAATGTGAGTAAGCGAAGTCACAGCTTGTGGTACGAGTCGCGTCTACTCTCCAAAGATCTCAATGGAAGAGATGGGAAAGAAGGCAAGGACAAGGTGAAGAAAGTCTACTGCTACATCTCACCAAGG CAACTAATAATCAAGGAGTTTTATCTGAAGATTATACCGAAACGCTTATTCACAATCCGAGTCTGTCCTTCAACCAAG TTTGTATTTAAAGGCCACAACAACTTAGTTGACCTGCCAGCATTTACTGTGGATGACTGCTGCCAACTGCCAATTGACTTAGCGTCCAAGGACACCACCTTGATCGCTGCCACATATGCCAGCTTCCTGCTTAAGAATATTG GTGGGTCCGAAACCTTCAGGGACAAACAGGACTTTTTCTACCATGAAGTGAGGAGTCTGCACTCGAAGAGACAGCATGAGAGGACTACAATTACCATCAATAGGATGAACTTGCTCGAAAGT TCGATGAAGGCGACGAAGCACTTCTCAACCAGTGACTGGTGTAAGAACTTTGAGGTGACCTTCACTGGAGAACCAGGTGTTGATTGGGGAGGATTACGGCGAGAATGGTTTGAGATCGTCTGCACAAATCTGTTTGATCCAATGGGGTCAGGTCTCTTTAGGCGATTTGTTGAAGACAACCAAGGCCTG GTTCATCCTAACCCGCACCGGAGACCATTTTTCAAGATGAAGTACTATGAATTTGCAGGTAGAATTGTTGGAAAGTGCCTGTATGAGTCGGCGTTAGGGGGTGGCTACAAGCAGACAGTCAAAGCAAAGTTCACACGGTCTTTCCTTGCACAGGTCATAGGACTCAGGGTTAACTATAGA CATTTTGAGCAGGATGACCCTGACCTGTTTACAACCAAAATCAAATATGTCCTAGAGAATGACGTGGAGGACATGGAGATGGTATTCGCAGAGGAGCAGTATTCTGAGGGAGGGCAGGTAGAAGAG GTCATCGACCTCATCCCAAATGGGTCCAAAGTCGCCGTAACCAATGACAACAAGCTGACATATCTGGATGCATTGGCTCAGTATCGACTGGCTAATAGTGTCAAGGATGAGATGGAGTACTTCCTCAAGGGACTGAATGACCTCGTGCCAGATAACCTCCTCAGTATATTCGACGAAAATGAACTCGAG TTGCTGATGTGTGGAACTGGCACCTATAGCATTGCGGACCTTAGGCAGCATCACATAATTTCAGGGAATTCACAGTCATTCAGaaag GTGGTTGAGTGGTTCTGGACGGTCATATCAGGCTTCACCCAGGAGGACATGGCCAGGCTGCTGCAGTTCACCACGGGCAGCTCTCAACTTCCACCAGGGGGGTTCACCGAACTCTCACCCAAATTCCAGATCGCTGCTGCGCCCATGTTTGGAGTACTGCCTACTGCTCATACTTG TTTCAACCAGCTTTGCTTGCCAGATTACGAATCTGTTCAGCAGCTTCACAGGTCACTGCTGATTGCCATCAATGAGGGGAATCAAGGGTTTGGATTGGCATAG